The genomic stretch CAAGCTGATGGACCTTTCTATGCTTGGATTTCTGAGAAGGCTTCTTGAAATCGCTGGATTTCTTACCACATTTTACAGCGAAGTGATTAGGTTTTCCGCAGGAAGAACAAATTTGACCATACGCGGGACATTTCGCTCTATTACGCTCATGCTGACGGCCACAAAACTTGCATTCCTCGACGAGCTGATCTTGAGGagatttcttcttttccttgcGCGAATTTGGTTTTTTAGGCTCTGCTTTCGCGACCAAATCAACCTCACTCGATTGTTGGCTCGGTGCCATTTCTTTGAGCTGTGCCGACGTAGCTTCCGCGGCTCGGCAGATATCCACACATTTTGATAGAGTAAGACCAGATTCTTGCAGTAATTTCCTCCTAacagcattttctcggactccacACACAATTCTGTCGCGGATAATATGGTCTTTCAAGGTTCCAAATTCGCAAGTTTCGGCGAGAGCTCGCAAAGCTGTCACGTACGTATCGATGGATTCTGTTTGTTCTTGAGAACGGTTATTGAATTTGTATCTCTCGTAAATTATATTGGTTTTGCCAATGCAATGCGTCTCCCACAATTCCAGGACCTTGGTTATGTCGGATTTCTCCTCTTCACTTCTAAAAGGTAGACCATTATGGATTTCAAGGGCTTCTTTACCAATGCAGGTGATAAACGTTGCAACGCGAAGGCGGCTCGTTTTACTTCGAAGGTCGGTCACCTCTTCGTAAGCATCCCATACTTGTCGCCATTGCTTCCACTCTTTCGACAATTTTCCACCGTGTATTTCCAGTTTCGGCGGTAAAGATACATTGCACATAAATGAAGAAGCCATAATACTTGCAGAAGGTGCGGTAGCGGACGCGGTAGCGCCTGAATTCGCATCACCATCACTCGGCATATTTGACTAGATTTCGACGACTTCAATGTGTTAAGCTGCAAATTTATCAATGAAAACTTGCTTGTCTTTACCAAACGCGGTTCTGGCCGTTTACTTCTGACATCATATAAAGAATTGGCTCACGTTCTTAAACTTCAACTTGTTTAATCAGAACATAGTGAACTCACAAGCGGCCATGACAGTAAACTGTGACAAAGCGAGCCCGGGCGCGCACATGTAAATACTAAAATCtgattggataatgcaatatcGTCACACCCTCGATGATGAAAATTCGTATAAACAGTAATGAGAACAATTCAATCGAATATCTTTtggagttttgtaaaatgattgacttAGATAAGTCACTGAGCAATTCTTATGTCGTCATTGAATGAAATAATCTATTAACTGtctctggtttttatcacagacgtaatcatcaaatatcacaagtttttgattgtcttcGTATTCAAGCTCTGTCACTGGAGTTATTTCGTCATTACTTACATGAAGTATTTCATAGCCGAGTTTCATACTCAACtccctcattttttgaattaacttttgatacttatcctgttctagattacgCGCGTAAAGATAAATCTCATCATTGTACAGTAGTGGTTTACTTAACATGTGGTACAACAGAttagttttaccacttccactaTTTCCACAAATTAACATTCGAAATGTGTCTGATGGCAtgtaaggaaataactgtttatattttttatctgggTTGTCACtactatcatagtttggtatttccatttatCTAATATGTACATTAAATAAAATGGACATCCAAGAacacaaaaaacttgcaagaaataaactTTAAGCTGATGCTTTGACTAAACAGGTGAGACGCCGAATAAAAGAAACTACTTGGGAAAAACAGAATCAGAGAGAAGGATTtaatgaaacatttaaacctCTAATTTCACAGTTTGAAAAACCAGAAGaccccaaaacaaaaaatattttcactcaAAACCAGGAAATGCTTAAGAATCAGTTAGCTCTTACAGACAAAgctataaataaaaataaagctaTTAAGAAATTGGCTGAACAATATGAGAGATTAGCTGATATAAAAGAACTGCCTAAATCAGATGATTGGATGCCAATGCCACCACCAGATGATGAAGGAGACGGCTGGGATAGTGGCTGGGTACCTGTACCTAAACCATCAGGtaatttagaaaaaaactttgttggtAGTGAccttatttttttacaaaattatgATTATCCAAGACCAAGTGAATTTAATGAAACTAGTACTCAAGATTTAGAGCAAATACATACAAACTTAAACGAAAATATAAGAGTCCTAAATGGTCGAATTGCAgggagaaaaaataacaaaaatccATCTCCAGAGTATGTAGCTGgtactaataaattaaaagaatcAGTAGgtatactaaaaaaatatagaaatacaatgaataaatattttaattcaaTTAACTATCAAGTAGGGTAGGgtatttacttttataactCCCGCCAAGATTTACTAAAAAGACTTGAACTACTAGGTGGGTCACTTGCCGCAGGAAACAATGGTGTATTGTCTGAATACCTTCAAATCGCACATCAACTTAGAGACCTTGGGGTTGTTAGTAATAACCAACTTAATAAACtattaataaaatatatatccattaaataaaaatggaagaacgagctatccACATTTCCTCAATaaacagggaaaaaagaggaacaagcagacctggtgattttactattaagtttaatTCATCTCTTAAACTTGACCCTGATATGAAACACCAGCTTGCTCTTGATCGGCTGTCCAggacttactcttggtacaacattagaagtgattatggaaacaataaaatcaaatacacTCATGATGGATCCacctggcaaacaattacttttacagatggaatgtattcctactcagatataaatgattacattcatcagTACATGGCCCAAAAAAACCACCACTCAACAgattcaagtggaaaaaaaacttattcagttaatctaacttttata from Porites lutea chromosome 1, jaPorLute2.1, whole genome shotgun sequence encodes the following:
- the LOC140928582 gene encoding uncharacterized protein; translation: MPSDGDANSGATASATAPSASIMASSFMCNVSLPPKLEIHGGKLSKEWKQWRQVWDAYEEVTDLRSKTSRLRVATFITCIGKEALEIHNGLPFRSEEEKSDITKVLELWETHCIGKTNIIYERYKFNNRSQEQTESIDTYVTALRALAETCEFGTLKDHIIRDRIVCGVRENAVRRKLLQESGLTLSKCVDICRAAEATSAQLKEMAPSQQSSEVDLVAKAEPKKPNSRKEKKKSPQDQLVEECKFCGRQHERNRAKCPAYGQICSSCGKPNHFAVKCGKKSSDFKKPSQKSKHRKVHQLADSDDASYSSEEEILSVSSQNAVNTVEMSEFKSKIFAHIEIEDVLVKMQVDSGASCNVLPRKFLPKDTVVDTTEVKLTTYSKASLKALGVAKIQLRNPKNQKKYCVQFVVIDEDYTPLLGSTSVQKMGLITVQHENILNVNETVVKTDCQGLTMEEVTASYSDVFKGLGCMEGALHLEVDMTVAPAIMPPRRVPLTLKNRLKDELTRLEKASVIVKEEEPTDWVSSLVVTEKPNGKLRVCTDPQHLNKALKRSHYPLPVIEDILPELTNVKVFQKQTLKMASCRYS